In Truepera sp., the sequence CTGCGGCTCGCCGAGATCCGGCACGCCGGGTCGGCGGCGTGAGGCCCGCCGCAGCGCCCCCGGAGGGCGCGGCGCTGAGCCCCCACGGGGCGCGCCCCCGGGTGGTGTCGGCCTTCGGGACCCGACCCGAGGCGAACAAGATGGCGCCGGTGGTAGCCGCGTTGCGGGGCATGCCCGGCCTGGAGGCCCTGACGCTGGTGACGGGGCAGCACAAGGAGCAGCTCGCCGACTCGCTGACTGCGTTCGGCATCGCGCCCGACACCGACCTGCGCGTCATGACCCGCCGCCAGAGCCTCACCGACCTCATCGGGCGCATCGTGCCCGCCGCCGCCGCGGCGTTGGAGCGGCTCCGCGCCGACTACGTCCTCGTGCATGGCGACACCACCACCACCTTCGCGGTGGCGCTGGCGGCCTTCCTGGTCGGGATCCCCGTAGCGCACGTCGAGGCCGGACTGCGCTCGTTCGACCTGGGCCAGCCCTTCCCGGAGGAGGCGAACCGCCGCCTGACGGACGTCGTGACCGACATGGACCTGCCGCCCACCGCACTAGCGAGGCGCAACCTCCTGGCAGAGGGCAAGACGGAGGACCGGATGGTCGTGACGGGCAACACCGCGGTCGACGCCGTGCGCTTCATGAGCGCGGGCGCCGCTCTGCCGCCTGGCCTTGGCACGGGCCCGTTCGTGACGCTCACCATGCACCGACGCGAGAACCTGCCGGTGATGGCCGCCCTGGCGGGGGCCCTGGCGGCCGTGGCCCGGGCGCACCCGCGGCTCCGGTTCGTGTACCCCGTTCACCTCAACCCTGCCGTGAGAGAGGCGGTCACTCCCGCCCTCGGCGGGGTCTCGAACGTGGTTCTCGCCGAGCCGTACGACTACCGGGAGATGATCGCGCTGATGTCCGCCTCCGAGCTCATCGTCACCGACTCGGGCGGCCTGCAGGAGGAGGGCGCGGCCCTCGGCGTTCCCGTCGCCGTACTGCGCAACGTGACGGAACGCCCGGAAGGGGTGGAAGCAGGGGTGATCAGGCTCATCGGCAACGACCCCTCGCGCGTGCGCTCCGGCCTCGAAGAGCTGCTTGGCGACCCGGCTGAACTGGAGCGTATGCGCCAGAGGCCGAACCCGTACGGGGACGGTCGCGCCGCGGGGCGCATCGCAACGGCGGTGGCGTGGCGCTTCGGGCTGGCGGAGAGGCCCGCCGACTGGGTCTACGGCGCAGAGGTCGCTGATTCGTGACTTGGGAAGCTTTACACCAGCTCCGTTTCGGGCCGGCCCTTGCGGGCGGGCGCGGATCGCTCGACTGGCGCGGGCCGGCGCTCGTCGGGGTCCTGAACGTCACCCCCGACAGCTTCAGCGACGCCGGTGAGCATGCGGGCACCGCCGAGGCGGTAGCCGCCGGACTGCGGTTGCAGGCCGAAGGCGCGCTCATCGTCGACGTCGGCGGCGAGTCCACGCGCCCCGGCGCCAGCGGCGTCGACGAGCGAGAGGAGCTGTGCCGAGTGCTCGGCGTGGTGGAGGCCCTAGCCGGCGAGGGGGTGGTGGTGAGCGTCGACACGCGCAAACCGCGAGTGGCCGCCGCCGCCCTCAAGGCCGGCGCCGTCATCGTGAACGACGTCGGGGGCCTCACCGACCCGGACATGACACGAGTCTGCGCCGACGCGGGCGCACCGGCGATAGTAGTCCACATGCGCGGGGAACCCCGCACCATGCAGGCGGCCCCCGAGTACCGGGACGTGGTGGGCGAGGTCGAGGCGTTCTTGCTCGAGCGAGCCGGCGCGGCGCTGCAGGCCGGCGTGCCCAGCGTAGTCATCGACCCCGGCATCGGCTTCGGGAAGAACCTGGGCCACAACCTAGCGCTGCTGAGGGCCACCGACAGGTTGGCGGCCCACGCTCCCCCGCTGATGGTGGGAGCGTCCCGCAAGGCCTTCATCGGCTCCATCACGGGCGAGGAACTGCCCGCGGCGCGCGTGCCCGGCAGCCTGGGCGCCCACCTCTGGGCCGCGGCCAACGGCGCCGCACTTCTGCGCGTTCACGACGTGGCGGCGCACGCGCACGCCCTCGCGGTGTGGAGCGCCATCCTGGCCGCAGGCCCGGGGGAGCGGCGCACATGAACCAAGACGCCGAACGTCCACGGGGAGACGACCGCATAGTCCTGAGCGGCATGGAGTTCTTCGGCTACCACGGGGTCCACGAGGAGGAGGGCAAGCTAGGGGCGCGCTTCCTGGTCGACGTCGAGCTCGTCCTCGGCCTCTCGGGCACCGACTCCATCAGGCACACCGTCGACTACGGACGCGTTTACGCACTCGTCGGGAGCGCCGTGACGGGGCGCCGGTACAAGCTGATCGAGGCGCTCGCCCATCACATCGCGACCCTGCTGCTCACCGAAGAGGCCCTCGTCGACGCCGTTCGTGTAAGGGTGCACAAGCCGCACGCGCCGCTGCCCGGCGTGTTCCGCGACGTCTACGTCGAGGTGTTCAGGAGCCGGTCCGAGGCGCGGGAGTCAGGTGGCGGGGGGCAAACGGCGCCGGCCGGCGGCGGGGAGCCCGCGGCGGATGAGTGACACGAGCCCAAAGGCGTTCGTCGCGCTCGGCGCGAACCTCGGCGACCCCGCGGCGCAGCTTCGGGAGGCCGCGTCCCGGCTTTCGCGCCTGGCGCCGGTACTGGCGCGCTCTCACCTGTACGAGAGCGCCGCCCAGGGTGGCCCGGCAGGCCAACCGCCCTACCTCAACGCCGTCGTGGCCCTGGCTGCCGGCGACTGGCTGGGGCGCGAGGCCGCACTGCTGTCGGAA encodes:
- the wecB gene encoding UDP-N-acetylglucosamine 2-epimerase (non-hydrolyzing), whose product is MRPAAAPPEGAALSPHGARPRVVSAFGTRPEANKMAPVVAALRGMPGLEALTLVTGQHKEQLADSLTAFGIAPDTDLRVMTRRQSLTDLIGRIVPAAAAALERLRADYVLVHGDTTTTFAVALAAFLVGIPVAHVEAGLRSFDLGQPFPEEANRRLTDVVTDMDLPPTALARRNLLAEGKTEDRMVVTGNTAVDAVRFMSAGAALPPGLGTGPFVTLTMHRRENLPVMAALAGALAAVARAHPRLRFVYPVHLNPAVREAVTPALGGVSNVVLAEPYDYREMIALMSASELIVTDSGGLQEEGAALGVPVAVLRNVTERPEGVEAGVIRLIGNDPSRVRSGLEELLGDPAELERMRQRPNPYGDGRAAGRIATAVAWRFGLAERPADWVYGAEVADS
- the folP gene encoding dihydropteroate synthase — its product is MTWEALHQLRFGPALAGGRGSLDWRGPALVGVLNVTPDSFSDAGEHAGTAEAVAAGLRLQAEGALIVDVGGESTRPGASGVDEREELCRVLGVVEALAGEGVVVSVDTRKPRVAAAALKAGAVIVNDVGGLTDPDMTRVCADAGAPAIVVHMRGEPRTMQAAPEYRDVVGEVEAFLLERAGAALQAGVPSVVIDPGIGFGKNLGHNLALLRATDRLAAHAPPLMVGASRKAFIGSITGEELPAARVPGSLGAHLWAAANGAALLRVHDVAAHAHALAVWSAILAAGPGERRT
- the folB gene encoding dihydroneopterin aldolase; the protein is MNQDAERPRGDDRIVLSGMEFFGYHGVHEEEGKLGARFLVDVELVLGLSGTDSIRHTVDYGRVYALVGSAVTGRRYKLIEALAHHIATLLLTEEALVDAVRVRVHKPHAPLPGVFRDVYVEVFRSRSEARESGGGGQTAPAGGGEPAADE